The stretch of DNA GCAGGCTGTCACCTATTCGCGAAGCACGGCGCGTCCGTTAGAGCGGCCAGCAGGATTCAggggcggctgcgaggcgagaggTCCGCAGGGGGGAGTTGATCGCGTATTCTTGTCCACGAAGTCGTCGTTTTCAGCTATATCCCCTTCTTCGACAGAGCAATGGCGTGGAGTACTGCGTCGTTGGATCTACGGAGGGAGATCGGAGGGTACAACTTCCGGATGAGGGCCTCACGGCGCTTCCTACGAGCGGCAGTTCTTGCGATGCTGGCCGTCTTCCCCGTAAGTCTTCTGCAGGTGGCGGAAGGCAGGTCTCTAGAGAGCATGTCAGTGGGCTCTAGTAGGCGCCGCCTGGCTGGTAACGGGCGGGAGCGGCAGGGGCCTCTCTCGTGGCGACATGAAAAGTCTCGGGAGCCCTCCAccggggcgccgcctccatcaAACGAGCCGTTACAGCTGAGTCGGACAACCCCCcgtcagccgcctccgcgtctccgacTCCCGGAGGACTTACGCCTCGGAGTCCTTTTGAGAGATACTGTGCACAGGAAGAAATTGCTGCGTACACTTGTGCGGGAAAAAATGAAGCGGAAAGCGGATGCGCTGGAGCATCGTAGCCGACATGGTTCTCATCGTCCCTTGCCTCCAAGCCcgctggcagcgccgccgttGCCTCCAAGCCcgctggcagcgccgccgttGCCTCCAAGCCcgctggcagcgccgccgttGCCTCCAAgccccgccgcagagaagtcGCTGAGTCCAGATTTTACGGGGGGAGTGCTCGAGAGTgtcgcggaggagctcgGGAGTATATCGGCTTCCGTTGAGCGCCACCCACGGCAGGAGTCTTCGAGGGGAATCTCCGTGCTAGCTATGCTGTTCCTGACATGGCAACACGCGGTCGAGGGGCGGCTTGTTCTTCCTCCATCTACCAAGAATTGATTCCTTTGAATTTAAGGGTGTGCGGTGGCACGCATTCGTGGGCACGGCTCCTTAAAGTTCCTCCAGTAATGCAGAGGAACGTCGTTTGACGAagtgcgcggcgggcgcatcATTACGCTGTGCCAACCGGGCACTTTTTGTTTCTTCCTCTGTAATACAGGTGCTCCACGCGCAAACTATGCCAGTCTCGGTGGCGTAGGAACGGCCTGTcgcggcagctccgcgccAGCTGTTTGGGTAATCCCCAGCTGCATATAAAACACCCGCGCAGGCAAGGACCAGTCGAGGTGACTTGAAGGCCATCATCGCCTGCCATCACCGCGTGTAATCCTAGTTCGGAACTTTTGCTGCACAAAGTCGACTGCCTCGTGGCGGAAGCGTCCACTTTGGAGAAACCGCTGGAACCTCAATTGCCAGTGCAGAGTTATTTTGCTACGGATCGAGCGACGtcgaaggggggggggggggggggactcCGAACTTCTCCAGGGTGCACCCATTCCGAATGATCACTCCGTCGCAGCGATGCAACTACACCGCTGTTAAATGACCACATTGTGCGTGTTGCAAAGCTTTCCCGTTGTGTCGCAGCACGGGGGGAGCTTATTTAACGCCGAGACACGCGACGAGCATTTAGGCATGTGTGCCAGCTATGTACCGTTGTTGGGCGCGATGTGAGCCACGCGTAGTTGCGTACCTGCGTGGTGGAGGAGACTGAATATGGTGCGCTCATTTTCGAATCTATCACCAGGCGGTCGCTTCCAGGTCCCGTGGTGCTAAGTTCCACTCAACATCCTATGGAGCGGGGCCCGAGCTTATTTGTAAAGTGTTCGACCCGTTAATCAGAACATGAAGTGCATACTTCGTATGTGATGAGAGTGTGTGGCAAGTGTCACGCGTGGCTGTCGATTATTCGTATTCTATTTCCTTCCACCCGCTAACCTGTCAAAAGCGACTGAATAGCACCTCGTGGATCCCGGAATGAGTTTTCGGTGATTCTCGCGTGACGGTCTCAGCGATTGCTGCCTTTCCCTCGCTCCCGTACTTACCCCTGGCACCATAGATCCACGGTAGCGGTCCGACTGCAGGTTTTTTTGGCACCCCAGCTCGCAGCGTCACTGACCTTCTATCTGGGGCGCTTCAACAGAGTggctgtttttctctcgaaGGATGAGGACACTGACAGTTTATCCCTACAAAAAACGACGAGAACTTGAACAATGCCGCACAAAATCAAATCCGTCCATATGTCCTAATCTCGTGCCGTCCACTGCGCGCGACCCCCGGCGTAGTTAGAACTGAGAAAATTGCACTCGGCTCGGCCGCGACACTTACCTCACGGGTCCGCGGACTTCACGGAAGAGCGGTGTCAACAGGCCGAGGTTTGGGCGGCCCCGTAGCCCCGGGAAAAGAATGGGACCGCTGTAGTTTGACAGTTGTTCGACCCCTGGGAGGCACGCTGGAAGGACTGGGTAGTGTCGAGGAGTGCTTGGCTGGACTCGTCTCTATCTTTGCCCCACCACGATACGCACGCACAGGCTTGAAAATGCCTCTCCTCCAGTCCCTCAGGCTCTCCTGCGACGTGCCCACCGACGCCAACTTGGAAGGTGAAGGAGTAAACCACCACCGCGGCCACGAGCGCAATGAACTCATTTGGTTGAAAATCTTTGTCCATACACTTGCGTAGTACACGTCGTCTACCGATCCAGCTAAGGCTGCGAGCCTGAGGTCTACACCTCCCACAATGTCAGAACCCTCCTTGGGCGGGGGATTCATAGAATCTTGCTTGCTGGCAGGTCGGAACACCTTTCGTTTCCCAGTATGATCCCccttttctgcgtcttctggctgctgcgcggagagagcgccgcaaGCATACCAGCTGACAACAGCTGCGAAGCACACTATCAAGGTGACTAGCATCATTCGCACTGTCTTAAACGGCTTGACCTGCCCGCGATGGTCGTGCAGAGCGTGGCGAAGGCCATCTCTGACCGAATGATGCTCACGACTGCATTTTGAAGCATCACAGTCCAACCACGGAGAGTTGCTGCAAACTCGCGATCCTTTGCATCTCTGCGACTCCTGAAGAAGGCAGTGGCTCCCCCCATCAGATTTGTCCATCATCTGAAATGAGCTTGGAACCATACGTTACAGTTGTACCGCGTCGAGTGCAAATACGAACAGAGTAATTACGAACAGAGTAATTCGCTTTTTTGTATCGAGACGAAGTGTAAGATTTGCCCTTGGTTAACAGACGGACGATCTGAGACgcgtgaggccgcgcgaTGGGTCGCACATGTCAAGAGACGCGTTTCCGGCGGCCTGAAGCGACGGGGAGGGGGGTTTTGTGTCGATACATGCGACACTTTCACAGACACGCTGTCAGCCACGCCAGCACCATAGATGGACTGAAAATGTGTAGGGTCTCGTTTTGCCATTAGCGAGTGGAAAGTGACTGTAGCGATCTGGAACGGGTATGTGGTTTTAAGGGACTCTGCGTGCTTCTCGATGATACACCCTTACGTATGAAAGAATCACTCGCTGACGTATTCGGCGATGGGTTCGTTGCCGCGCTGCGTCCACGCTCTCTAAAAAAAAGCTATACTCAGTCACCATCTCGTAATCGCCGCCACCACCAGGTAAAACGTGTACGGGGGATTTGCAGTGCATCCAATGCTTGAGGAAGAGATCCGACTAGGAGAGCACAGATCCTATGGTCAGTTGTGGGGAGCCCCGCCAGCGACCTGACCCGCTTCCGCAGCTGCATCTCCGGTCAATACTTACTGTCGCTGTCGCTCATGGCCCCTCCCGCTATTCACCGGAAGGTAGGCACGCCACAGCCACGCCTAGCGTCCTTTGAATGGCGTAACGACTGAGCTCCGCATTCCGTACGGAGCCGGGCTCTACGTAGATCTGCCACGGCAATTTCTGCAGTCGGTGGGGGCAACAAGAAGAATACTAGGAAATCAGACAGAGCTGGACGCGACGCGAATGTTGGCCTGCCTTTTTGTCTCGTTAGGGTGTGGAGCATAACCGGAAACGACTTGCTAGCGGCTTTCCCGTGGATCTAGCCAATCGCTTTGTATGCTGCTGTGGTGATGAAGGAACCAAAGCTGCCGATAGCGTGACAGGCATGAAGGATGTGGGGAACGTCGGTGTAGCACCGCCCCGGGTATTCGTACAGCACGAGACAGATCTAGTCTAACAAAAACTGGTTGCTAGCAGAGTCACACGCAGCCGCCCGCCCTGCACGCGAAAGCGGCACGCGGAGCCGGAGAGCTCGACATATCTCAGGGCTTTACAACGGACCGCAGCGAATGACCTACATTCACGTATTCCTGTTTCACCCTCGAACAGCTGTCGCGTGCCTCGTGTTGCATCGCGTCCTTGATCGATACGCGCGACAGCTGTCCAAGCTCTTCGTCTCGTTCGTTAGGGCAGTGTTTCACAAGTCTCAAGTCGACGGCACGCAGCGAGAACGACCACGGGTCAGCGCCTCGCCTATGCGCGCTGCTCATCCAGAGTATAGAGTTTAGACTGGAACAAAAAAGTGAGGAACCCCAATGTCATCACTCCCGTTCCCCGTTTATCCAtcttcctccgctcgcgcaAGTGACTAGCTGCCTGCGGAAAACGCACTCAAGAAAATATTAGAAAGCCCGATTCTCTCGTTGTTTATGCGTTTTGCTTCTTCGGCGTACAGAGCGGCCGCTTTTTCCCCCTCCGCCACGGGCTCGTCCTTTTCTGTACCCAGCCTCTTCACTGGAATCGGCGAAGGCCCGCTCGAAGCCCTTAGCCTCTCCCAGCCTGCGTCTGAACGCCTCCTCCAACTCTTTGCTTTCCCGCCACCAGAGATCCAGCGCGGGTTTCTCTGGGGCGCCTTCGTGGAAGATCTGGCGCTCAGGATGCACCTGATGAGCAGAGGGCAGGTAGTACGGAGAGAAATTCCGAACTCGCATTCGCAGATCTGCTTCGTACTGCTGCTTCCGCAGGTTGTGGCGGTAGCAAGCGTAGAATGGATCCCTGCGGGAGGACACCTTGAGAAATACTTTCCAAGGCAGCCCCCAGTCGCGAATAGCCGGTTGCTCCTGGTAAAAATACATCACTTGCCGCATGCGTTCCCCCATGTGGGAACGAAGCTCCTGCGGTGGCGTCCGCAGAATGTATGCGTCGAAACCCCCCATGTCGTCCATCGCGTGCAAAGCCGAGGTTGTGACGCGTACGTTTGGAATCGTCGTGTTCAACAGATCTGAGGTAAATGTTTGACGAAACACGTTAGGCTGCAAACATCCACAAACCCGGCAAAGCCAGAAGGGTAGGAGGACGCATGCGGGAAAGCTGCGCACAACAACAACAGAGAGCGAGATATGCTTGGCTTTCATTTGGCTACCTCCGGGTTCACCCAACACGAATGCATTCCCGTTAACTAAGCCCCGACACGACTgtttgctgctgcagacaaACCGCCACTAGCCACTGTCTGAGACAGACATTCACGCGCTCGGTTTTCCACGTGATCCCGCCGCCGAGATACAGACAGCCTCAGCCGCTAGgtagctgcagcgccgcagagaaatAGTTTAACGAACGCAGAACGGGGGGGCTAGCATCCCTAGTTTCGACGAGCACAAGAAAGTGGAAGCGAGGCGCACCGTGTGCCGCCGAAGTTTTGGGCGGCACTtcccgcgttcgcctcgtATGTAGCTATCGCTTCGTCTGTGTCCTACCTTGAGTTTTCGCCGAGTGCGTCGCATTGAGAAAGTTCTCTTTGTGTGGTAGTTGAAGTCCTCATCATGGTACAACCCTGTCTGAGATGCAGCCGAGGGTTCCCGCCCGTAGGCCTTTACAGGAATCGGCGGGATAACCTGCCACTTTTTGAaccctcggcgcgcgccgcggccgacgaggcgcaggtACTTTCCCCACAGATTCAGATTTTTCGGCATCTTGCGTGTGCATCCTCAGGCGCGCGTAGTCGGCTTCCCGAAGGCGACACAGAAGCAGCCATGCACTTCTCG from Besnoitia besnoiti strain Bb-Ger1 chromosome V, whole genome shotgun sequence encodes:
- a CDS encoding putative ribosomal protein L28 (encoded by transcript BESB_060340); this encodes MPKNLNLWGKYLRLVGRGARRGFKKWQVIPPIPVKAYGREPSAASQTGLYHDEDFNYHTKRTFSMRRTRRKLKPNVFRQTFTSDLLNTTIPNVRVTTSALHAMDDMGGFDAYILRTPPQELRSHMGERMRQVMYFYQEQPAIRDWGLPWKVFLKVSSRRDPFYACYRHNLRKQQYEADLRMRVRNFSPYYLPSAHQVHPERQIFHEGAPEKPALDLWWRESKELEEAFRRRLGEAKGFERAFADSSEEAGYRKGRARGGGGKSGRSVRRRSKTHKQRENRAF
- a CDS encoding hypothetical protein (encoded by transcript BESB_060330), with the translated sequence MMLVTLIVCFAAVVSWYACGALSAQQPEDAEKGDHTGKRKVFRPASKQDSMNPPPKEGSDIVGGVDLRLAALAGSVDDVYYASVWTKIFNQMSSLRSWPRWWFTPSPSKLASVGTSQESLRDWRRGIFKPVRAYRATSLRRGLEATAALPAGLEATAALPAGLEATAALPAGLEARDDENHVGYDAPAHPLSASFFPAQVYAAISSCAQYLSKGLRGVSPPGVGDAEAADGGLSDSAVTARLMEAAPRWRAPETFHVATREAPAAPARYQPGGAY